The Vibrio rhizosphaerae genome includes a region encoding these proteins:
- the zntB gene encoding zinc transporter ZntB, with the protein MSQSAFIAALLFDGQGGAVELDLEQVNAWQPEQGTLWVHIDCANEQGSHWLSHQSGVGELVADALLSNDTRPRVSHVNEQSLIFLRGVNLSEGASPEDMVSVRIVIDAQRIISTRRRKLLSVSDLIQSLHQGEGPVNPSDFLVRLCHYLTLRIDAVTATFEDRIAQIEEDVLEASNPAAHRKELMEIRRQTIHLRRYLAPQREAMLKMMAERKAWLLADDRLYLQESTDRLIRSVEELDAIRERAVVTQEELVSQVNDQMNQRMYVMSLIAALFLPLGFLTGLLGVNIGGIPGTDNPAAFLWFAVMLVIVTCAILGFFKLKRWF; encoded by the coding sequence ATGAGTCAAAGTGCGTTTATAGCAGCTTTATTATTTGATGGGCAGGGCGGAGCCGTTGAGCTGGATCTGGAACAGGTCAATGCCTGGCAACCCGAGCAGGGCACATTGTGGGTACATATTGATTGTGCCAATGAACAGGGCAGTCACTGGTTGTCGCATCAGAGTGGTGTCGGAGAATTGGTTGCGGATGCCTTACTGAGTAATGATACCCGCCCGCGGGTGAGTCATGTGAATGAACAGTCACTGATTTTTTTACGTGGGGTGAACTTAAGTGAAGGTGCCAGCCCGGAAGATATGGTCTCGGTGCGGATTGTGATTGATGCGCAGCGGATTATTTCGACCCGACGACGCAAATTGTTGTCAGTCAGTGATTTAATTCAGTCTCTGCATCAGGGGGAAGGGCCGGTGAATCCGTCTGACTTTCTGGTGCGGCTGTGTCATTACCTGACATTACGCATTGATGCGGTGACAGCCACGTTTGAGGATCGCATTGCGCAGATTGAAGAGGATGTACTGGAGGCGTCAAACCCTGCGGCACATCGCAAAGAATTAATGGAAATCCGCCGTCAGACTATTCATCTGCGTCGTTATCTTGCGCCGCAGCGTGAGGCTATGTTGAAAATGATGGCGGAGCGAAAAGCATGGTTACTGGCCGATGACCGGCTGTATTTACAAGAGAGTACGGATCGGCTGATTCGCTCGGTGGAAGAGCTGGATGCGATTCGTGAACGGGCGGTGGTGACACAAGAAGAGTTGGTCAGTCAGGTGAATGATCAGATGAACCAGCGTATGTATGTGATGTCGCTGATTGCCGCGTTGTTTTTACCGCTGGGATTTTTGACTGGTTTGTTGGGTGTGAATATCGGTGGCATTCCGGGCACGGATAACCCCGCGGCCTTTCTCTGGTTTGCAGTCATGTTAGTGATAGTGACGTGCGCCATCTTAGGATTTTTCAAACTCAAACGCTGGTTTTAG
- a CDS encoding putative signal transducing protein: MVVIARFSFPHEAQIAKASLDCAGIASYIADEHTVNTQWLYSNAMGGVRLMVAEDDAEEAIQILNSDFSQSVDHELVTESVKDVCPHCGSADLFAFTKGKRPAFLVFLLLGFPLFFYQHGYKCHRCGKFSQKL, translated from the coding sequence GTGGTTGTGATTGCAAGGTTTTCTTTTCCGCACGAAGCGCAGATTGCGAAGGCGAGCTTAGATTGTGCGGGTATCGCCAGCTATATCGCTGATGAACATACAGTCAATACGCAGTGGCTATACTCAAACGCGATGGGAGGTGTTCGTCTCATGGTTGCTGAGGATGATGCTGAAGAAGCGATACAAATACTCAATAGCGATTTCTCCCAATCTGTAGACCATGAGTTGGTGACAGAATCCGTCAAAGACGTTTGCCCCCATTGTGGGAGCGCTGATTTGTTTGCCTTTACCAAAGGTAAGCGTCCCGCTTTTCTGGTGTTTCTCCTGCTTGGTTTTCCATTGTTCTTTTATCAGCATGGTTACAAGTGTCATCGGTGTGGCAAATTCAGTCAAAAACTGTAG
- a CDS encoding DUF3307 domain-containing protein — protein sequence MSDFLTVFITFLLIHLIGDFYLQPGRWRAAKQKFTYRAPQLYIHALLQGIVLSVPAVVLGMDWRATACLIVIVTLSHLMIDLWQATRNHHQFTHVIVEQTLHAVVFALIAFHMTTDLTIDTILQHDKFTQGMLVALAYVLVLKPTSVVIGSLLNKYSMTITDHSPQMNGLVAGGELIGYLERILILTFTLVGSYAAVGFVFTAKSIFRFGELNKSDSRNLTEYVLIGSLLSVVSATLIGTLVSLGLDIKMK from the coding sequence ATGTCTGATTTTTTGACGGTCTTCATCACGTTTTTACTGATTCATCTGATTGGTGATTTTTACCTCCAACCCGGACGATGGCGGGCAGCCAAACAAAAATTCACCTATCGCGCCCCGCAACTGTACATTCATGCATTATTGCAAGGCATCGTGCTCTCCGTACCAGCGGTAGTACTTGGGATGGATTGGCGTGCCACCGCTTGTCTCATCGTGATTGTTACGCTCAGTCATCTGATGATCGACCTATGGCAAGCGACGCGCAATCACCATCAATTCACCCATGTGATAGTGGAGCAAACACTCCATGCGGTGGTGTTTGCACTGATAGCTTTTCACATGACAACGGACCTCACCATCGATACCATCCTTCAGCATGACAAATTTACTCAAGGCATGTTGGTGGCTCTGGCGTATGTACTGGTATTGAAACCGACATCGGTGGTGATTGGCAGTCTCTTAAATAAGTATTCCATGACCATAACCGACCATTCCCCGCAGATGAATGGCCTTGTCGCTGGTGGTGAGCTGATTGGTTATTTAGAACGTATTTTGATCCTGACTTTCACGCTGGTCGGGAGTTATGCCGCGGTCGGCTTTGTCTTCACCGCCAAATCGATTTTCAGGTTTGGTGAACTGAACAAATCAGACAGTCGTAATCTGACTGAATATGTGCTGATCGGTTCGCTGTTATCGGTCGTGAGCGCCACCCTTATCGGGACGTTGGTTTCACTCGGGCTCGATATCAAAATGAAGTGA
- a CDS encoding gamma-glutamyltransferase family protein, with product MRYQTAFTAPHYRAAEVGQKILDEGGTASEAMVAAAAMVTVQYPHMNSIGGDSFWLICHPGQQPIAIDGCGAAALHLDPAAYCAQGDELPASGGRAAITMAGTIAGWQHALTLNHRQHTLQQLLQPAITAAREGIEVTQSLVNASEKTVAMLGEIPSFAQCYLPDGKTLEVGQILHNPALAATFERLATAGLDDFYRGELAKQAAADLAALGSPLTLDDFHHHQARVMAPLSVQTGKGKLYNFGAPTQGVASLLILSIYDRLVTQADREIDHIHLLVEATKQAFILRDQYVTDEADLAVSLQQLLTEPNIDACAARISLAQAQPWPHIAQPGDTVWMGATDQYGTMVSFIQSVYWEFGSGAVLPNLGFVWNNRAKSFSLDATHHNVLKPGKKPFHTLNPAYAELNDGQRIVYGTMGGEGQPQTQACLFSRYVYQGYALDEAIATPRWLLGRTWGDDTHQLRLEQSLYLAYQDTLRERGHHITQVKDHNELMGHAGAITLNQNGQATSATDPRSDGDALAGPF from the coding sequence ATGAGATATCAGACCGCATTTACCGCGCCCCATTACCGGGCGGCAGAAGTCGGGCAAAAAATTCTCGATGAGGGGGGCACCGCCAGTGAAGCGATGGTCGCTGCGGCGGCGATGGTGACGGTGCAGTATCCGCACATGAATAGTATCGGCGGCGACAGTTTCTGGCTGATTTGCCACCCGGGGCAGCAACCGATTGCCATTGATGGTTGCGGTGCGGCGGCGTTGCACCTTGATCCGGCGGCGTATTGTGCGCAAGGTGATGAGTTGCCTGCGAGCGGTGGGCGTGCGGCGATCACCATGGCCGGCACCATTGCCGGCTGGCAACACGCCTTAACGCTCAACCACCGCCAGCATACCTTGCAACAACTGTTGCAACCTGCGATCACCGCTGCCCGTGAAGGGATTGAGGTCACTCAGAGTCTGGTCAATGCAAGCGAAAAAACAGTGGCAATGTTGGGAGAGATTCCGTCATTTGCTCAGTGCTATTTACCGGATGGCAAAACACTGGAAGTCGGGCAGATTTTGCATAATCCGGCCTTGGCGGCGACCTTTGAACGGCTTGCAACCGCAGGGCTGGATGATTTTTATCGGGGTGAGCTTGCCAAACAGGCTGCGGCCGATTTAGCCGCCTTAGGCAGCCCGTTAACTCTGGACGATTTTCATCACCATCAGGCCCGGGTTATGGCCCCGTTATCGGTGCAGACCGGCAAGGGGAAGCTGTATAACTTCGGTGCGCCGACACAAGGGGTGGCCTCGCTGCTGATCTTGTCGATTTATGACCGATTGGTGACTCAGGCGGACCGTGAGATTGACCACATTCATTTGCTGGTGGAAGCCACCAAACAGGCATTCATTCTGCGCGATCAATACGTGACTGATGAAGCCGATCTCGCTGTCTCGTTGCAGCAGTTATTGACTGAGCCGAATATTGATGCGTGTGCGGCACGTATTTCGCTGGCACAGGCCCAACCCTGGCCGCATATCGCCCAACCCGGTGATACGGTCTGGATGGGAGCAACCGACCAATACGGTACGATGGTCAGCTTTATTCAGAGTGTGTACTGGGAGTTCGGTAGCGGCGCTGTATTACCAAATTTAGGCTTTGTCTGGAACAACCGGGCGAAAAGTTTTTCACTTGATGCGACGCATCACAATGTATTGAAACCGGGTAAAAAGCCATTTCACACTTTAAATCCGGCTTATGCTGAGCTGAATGATGGACAACGGATCGTGTACGGCACCATGGGCGGGGAAGGGCAGCCCCAGACACAAGCTTGTCTGTTCAGCCGTTATGTCTATCAAGGTTATGCGCTGGATGAAGCGATTGCCACACCGCGCTGGCTGCTGGGCCGGACTTGGGGAGACGATACCCATCAGTTACGGCTGGAGCAGAGTTTATATCTGGCATATCAGGATACCTTACGCGAGCGCGGCCATCATATTACGCAAGTGAAAGATCACAATGAATTGATGGGTCATGCCGGCGCTATCACGTTAAATCAGAATGGGCAGGCGACTTCGGCAACGGACCCGCGCAGTGATGGTGATGCCTTGGCCGGGCCGTTTTAA
- a CDS encoding allantoate amidohydrolase has product MQGAPRATQVMDRIQTLASFSAMPNGILRAYLTEEHRQAHQQLAQWMTQAGLETWQDEVGNQWGRKVSAHPEMPTLIIGSHSDTVANAGGYDGPLGILLAIEALAALKDVDLPFHVDVVAFADEEGTRFQTTLLGSSPVAGLWNPALLDRQDKDGISIGEAMSRFGLDPDKVVNAARKPEETLAYLEVHIEQGPLLESLDLPVGVVTAIAGAKRFLIDVSGVAGHAGTVPLPLRHDALCGVAEMISCIEAFATEHEIVATVGKCEVRSAAVNVIPGQVQFSLDIRSQSQDKLDHCASVLMAQLAAIAERRGLRMTDEQIYQAQAVPCSDRLQQVWADVVESATGKDVCYLASGAGHDAMVMANLAEMGMLFVRCEKGISHNPRENVETQDVAIALDCLINMIRSLSPSRAGID; this is encoded by the coding sequence ATGCAGGGAGCACCCCGGGCAACCCAAGTGATGGACAGAATTCAGACTTTGGCCTCATTCAGTGCAATGCCAAATGGTATTCTGCGGGCTTATCTGACCGAAGAGCATCGTCAGGCACATCAGCAACTGGCGCAGTGGATGACGCAGGCGGGGCTGGAAACATGGCAGGATGAAGTCGGCAATCAGTGGGGCAGAAAAGTCTCGGCACATCCCGAGATGCCGACGCTGATTATCGGTTCGCACAGCGATACGGTCGCCAACGCGGGCGGCTATGACGGCCCGTTGGGCATTTTACTGGCGATTGAGGCGTTGGCGGCACTCAAAGACGTTGACTTACCGTTCCATGTCGATGTCGTGGCATTTGCCGATGAAGAAGGAACCCGCTTTCAGACCACATTACTCGGTTCCAGCCCGGTGGCCGGCCTGTGGAATCCGGCTTTGTTAGACCGTCAGGATAAGGATGGTATCAGTATTGGTGAAGCAATGAGCCGGTTCGGACTCGATCCTGACAAGGTGGTGAATGCCGCCCGTAAACCGGAAGAGACGCTCGCTTATCTGGAAGTGCATATTGAGCAAGGCCCGCTGTTGGAGAGTCTCGACCTGCCTGTCGGTGTGGTGACTGCGATTGCGGGCGCGAAACGGTTTCTGATTGATGTTTCAGGTGTTGCCGGACATGCCGGTACCGTGCCGCTGCCACTGCGTCATGATGCTTTGTGTGGCGTGGCGGAGATGATTTCCTGTATTGAAGCATTTGCCACCGAGCATGAAATTGTCGCGACGGTCGGCAAGTGTGAGGTGCGCTCTGCCGCGGTCAATGTGATTCCCGGACAGGTGCAGTTTTCTCTCGATATTCGCAGTCAGTCGCAAGACAAACTGGATCACTGTGCGTCAGTGCTGATGGCACAACTGGCAGCGATAGCTGAGCGCCGCGGCCTGAGGATGACGGATGAACAGATTTATCAGGCACAAGCCGTCCCGTGCAGTGATCGGCTACAACAGGTCTGGGCAGATGTGGTCGAATCAGCGACCGGGAAAGATGTCTGTTATCTTGCCAGTGGTGCCGGTCATGATGCGATGGTGATGGCAAATCTTGCCGAGATGGGCATGTTGTTTGTCCGCTGTGAAAAAGGCATTAGCCATAATCCGCGAGAAAATGTAGAGACTCAGGATGTGGCGATTGCGCTGGACTGTTTGATCAACATGATCCGTTCTCTTTCACCATCCCGTGCTGGCATTGATTAA
- a CDS encoding pyridoxal-phosphate-dependent aminotransferase family protein, which yields METNPLFETLNPPQRMLMGPGPINAYPRVHQAISSALIGQYDPVMTGYMNQVQALYRQVFETQNQQTFLVDGTARAGIEAVLVSVLQPGDKVLIPVIGRFGHLLCEIAQRVGATVQTIDIEWGEVCPPEKVEAAIRAFQPKMLATVQGDTSTTMNQPLAEIGEICQRYGVLFYCDATASIAGNALKVDAWHLDAVSAGLQKCLGGPSGSAPVTLSDRCVAVINRRKRVEAGIRTAAHQDGEETPIQSNYFDLAMVMDYWGPERLNHHTEATSMLYAARECARLYLEEGAAQVLARHQQAGRAMAIGLEAMGLKLFGNQQYKMNNVVGVYIPEQVNGDLVRQELLHRFGIEIGTSFGPLHGKIWRIGTMGYNARQECVLMTLAALESVLLKANASVAPGQAVAAAMDVFGA from the coding sequence ATGGAAACCAATCCGCTATTTGAAACCCTCAATCCACCGCAACGGATGCTGATGGGGCCGGGGCCGATTAATGCTTATCCCCGGGTGCATCAGGCGATCTCATCAGCCCTGATCGGACAATACGATCCGGTGATGACGGGTTATATGAATCAGGTTCAGGCTCTTTATCGTCAGGTATTTGAGACCCAGAATCAACAGACGTTCCTCGTTGACGGCACTGCCCGGGCCGGGATTGAAGCTGTGCTGGTGTCGGTCCTGCAACCGGGGGACAAAGTGCTGATTCCGGTGATTGGTCGGTTCGGACATCTGTTATGTGAAATTGCTCAGCGAGTCGGCGCGACGGTACAGACGATTGATATTGAATGGGGAGAGGTGTGCCCGCCGGAAAAAGTGGAAGCGGCGATTCGTGCATTTCAGCCGAAAATGCTGGCCACTGTGCAAGGTGATACATCGACCACGATGAACCAGCCGTTGGCGGAGATCGGGGAAATTTGTCAGCGTTACGGCGTGCTATTTTACTGCGATGCAACGGCATCGATTGCCGGAAATGCGCTGAAAGTTGATGCGTGGCATCTGGATGCGGTTTCTGCCGGACTGCAAAAATGTCTCGGCGGCCCGTCGGGCAGCGCGCCGGTGACGCTCAGTGATCGTTGTGTTGCGGTGATTAACCGGCGCAAACGGGTCGAAGCCGGGATTCGGACGGCTGCGCATCAGGATGGTGAGGAGACACCGATTCAATCCAACTATTTTGACTTAGCGATGGTGATGGATTATTGGGGGCCGGAGCGGCTTAACCATCATACGGAAGCAACCAGTATGCTCTATGCTGCGCGTGAATGTGCACGGCTCTATCTGGAAGAAGGGGCCGCACAGGTGCTTGCCCGCCACCAGCAAGCCGGGCGGGCGATGGCAATTGGCCTTGAAGCGATGGGCTTAAAATTGTTTGGTAATCAACAATACAAAATGAACAATGTGGTCGGGGTCTATATTCCTGAGCAAGTGAATGGTGACCTCGTCCGTCAGGAACTGTTGCACCGCTTCGGCATTGAAATCGGCACCTCATTCGGGCCGCTTCACGGCAAAATCTGGCGAATTGGCACTATGGGATATAACGCCCGTCAGGAATGTGTCCTGATGACACTGGCAGCACTGGAATCGGTGCTATTGAAAGCCAACGCTTCTGTTGCCCCCGGTCAGGCAGTCGCTGCGGCAATGGATGTTTTCGGTGCCTGA
- a CDS encoding bile acid:sodium symporter family protein, with product MSIINKLKKEWFLVGMVAAILLATVSEQVGRSGGLIHLDKLTGIGVAIVFFLHGLGLSPQKIKAGVSNWKLHVYIQLATYLLYPLLWLIFGNGMLALMPASLAFGFCYLFVLPSTISSSVAMTSVGKGNVPGAIFNASLSSILGVFLTPLLIQLFMGMTGVELDLMSSVTSIAKLLLIPMVAGQLARPVLLNFIDRHKSVVNKVDKFVILLIVYNAFCDSVANGIWHNFSVAMLASAIVICFVVLLVMVHAIQWGAQRCHFSRADEVAAVFCGTKKTLAAGVPMATVIFGNDPNLGMILLPIMLYHPIQIFYCAILANRYAKRYQPASEAAANS from the coding sequence ATGAGTATCATCAATAAACTAAAAAAAGAGTGGTTTCTGGTTGGCATGGTGGCCGCTATTTTGCTGGCGACTGTTTCAGAACAGGTGGGGCGTTCCGGTGGACTGATTCATCTCGATAAGCTGACGGGGATCGGTGTCGCGATCGTGTTTTTCTTACATGGGTTAGGGCTGTCTCCGCAAAAGATTAAAGCCGGAGTAAGCAACTGGAAACTGCATGTGTATATCCAACTGGCGACCTATTTATTGTATCCGTTACTGTGGCTGATTTTTGGCAATGGGATGTTGGCATTGATGCCGGCGTCGCTCGCGTTTGGCTTCTGCTACCTGTTTGTGCTGCCCAGTACCATTTCTTCCTCGGTGGCGATGACCAGTGTGGGTAAAGGCAATGTCCCGGGGGCAATTTTCAACGCATCACTTTCCAGTATCCTCGGTGTGTTCCTCACGCCGTTATTGATTCAGCTCTTTATGGGGATGACAGGCGTGGAGTTAGATCTGATGAGCTCAGTCACTTCCATCGCTAAGTTGTTGTTAATCCCGATGGTTGCCGGGCAACTGGCCCGTCCGGTATTACTGAATTTCATCGATCGGCATAAGTCAGTGGTCAACAAAGTTGATAAGTTCGTTATTCTACTGATTGTCTATAATGCATTTTGTGACTCGGTAGCAAATGGTATCTGGCATAACTTCTCGGTCGCCATGTTAGCGTCTGCGATCGTCATCTGTTTTGTGGTGTTGCTGGTGATGGTTCATGCCATTCAGTGGGGGGCTCAGCGCTGCCATTTTTCACGGGCCGATGAAGTCGCTGCCGTGTTTTGTGGGACCAAAAAAACACTGGCCGCAGGGGTGCCGATGGCGACGGTTATTTTCGGTAACGACCCGAATCTTGGCATGATTTTGCTACCGATAATGCTTTATCACCCGATTCAGATTTTCTACTGTGCAATTCTTGCGAATCGGTATGCCAAACGTTATCAGCCAGCCAGTGAGGCCGCTGCTAACTCATAA
- a CDS encoding amidase, which produces MGQQQIRDQRIYCQQGPDYLAATDDGALSGLSFVFKDLFDVAGYVTGAGNPAWLESHASANATSPMIETLLRAGATCRGRVQTDELAYSLNGQNIHYGTPDNPAAPGCIPGGSSSGSAVAVARGDVDFSIGTDTGGSVRIPASYCGLFGLRPTLGKFDLTHCFELAKSFDTAGIFARDLSVLSSVYRELSGEPVPDVVEPVPTLYLDRFMAQHLSEDRYQRVHDRCRWAGIALEEKDFMTQSEWRPDALSLLFRSIQGYEIIQKHGRWLTEHEHSLDPVILERVKWSRTISDATYQQGKIRQKAFRTWLYAQLDEHGGVWLLPTTPAGPPSLDMAPQAMADYRTALMGLTAIAGLAGFPQLHLPFQGMADGPCGMSLLGLPNEEARLLAIATKLMAGEDSQ; this is translated from the coding sequence ATGGGACAACAGCAGATCAGAGACCAACGTATTTACTGTCAGCAGGGGCCTGATTATCTTGCGGCAACCGATGATGGTGCGTTATCCGGTCTGAGCTTTGTATTTAAAGATTTATTTGATGTCGCCGGGTATGTTACCGGGGCCGGGAATCCTGCATGGCTGGAGAGTCATGCCTCGGCAAATGCAACATCACCGATGATCGAAACCTTACTTCGTGCTGGGGCCACTTGTCGTGGCCGGGTTCAGACTGATGAGCTGGCTTATAGTCTCAACGGCCAAAATATCCATTACGGCACGCCTGACAATCCGGCAGCGCCCGGTTGTATTCCCGGCGGGTCATCGAGTGGCAGTGCCGTGGCGGTAGCGCGAGGGGATGTGGATTTCTCAATCGGCACAGATACCGGGGGTTCGGTGCGGATTCCTGCCAGTTATTGTGGTTTATTCGGCTTGCGTCCGACATTGGGTAAATTTGATCTCACTCACTGTTTCGAACTGGCGAAAAGCTTTGATACCGCAGGCATTTTTGCCCGCGATCTGTCGGTTTTAAGCTCGGTTTATCGTGAGTTGTCTGGAGAGCCGGTGCCGGATGTTGTTGAGCCGGTGCCGACCCTGTATCTCGACCGGTTTATGGCGCAACACCTGAGTGAAGATCGTTACCAGCGGGTGCATGACCGTTGCCGCTGGGCCGGGATTGCGCTCGAAGAGAAAGATTTTATGACACAGTCCGAGTGGCGACCGGACGCGTTGAGCCTGTTGTTTCGCAGCATCCAAGGATATGAAATTATTCAAAAACATGGGCGCTGGCTGACAGAACATGAGCATTCACTCGATCCGGTGATTCTGGAACGGGTCAAATGGTCGAGAACCATTTCCGATGCCACTTATCAGCAAGGAAAGATCCGCCAGAAAGCATTTCGCACGTGGTTATATGCTCAGCTCGATGAGCATGGGGGCGTCTGGTTGTTACCAACCACACCCGCGGGTCCGCCATCACTGGATATGGCACCGCAAGCGATGGCGGATTACCGGACGGCGCTGATGGGCTTGACTGCGATTGCCGGCTTGGCCGGGTTCCCCCAGTTACATTTACCGTTTCAGGGAATGGCCGACGGCCCGTGTGGGATGTCGTTGTTGGGGCTGCCCAATGAAGAGGCCCGGTTACTGGCGATTGCGACAAAACTGATGGCCGGAGAGGATAGTCAATGA
- the xylA gene encoding xylose isomerase: protein MTEFFKHIEPIQFEGTESTNPLAFHHYDADRMILGKSMKEHLRFAACYWHNFVWPGADVFGAATFDRPWHHGGSAMELARSKADLAFEFFTKLGVPYYCFHDADVAPEGSSIKEYVNNFAEMVDVLGQKQQDTGVKLLWGTANAFSHPRYMAGAATNPDPKVFAYAATQIFHAMGATQKLGGENYVLWGGREGYETLLNTDLRQERKQLGRLMQMVVEHKHKIGFKGTILIEPKPQEPTKHQYDYDCATVYGFLKQFGLEDEVKVNIEANHATLAGHSFHHEVATATALGIFGSIDTNRGDAQLGWDTDQFPNSVEENTLIMYEILKTGGFTTGGLNFDAKLRRPSIDAADLFHGHIGGMDTMALALERAASMIENDQLGKHIAQRYADWSQTLGSQILSGEHSLASLAQYAVDNDIAPQRVSGQQEYLENLVNRFIYR, encoded by the coding sequence ATGACTGAATTTTTTAAACACATTGAGCCCATCCAATTCGAAGGGACAGAATCAACGAATCCCTTGGCATTCCATCATTATGATGCGGACCGTATGATTCTTGGCAAATCCATGAAAGAACATTTGCGTTTTGCTGCATGCTACTGGCACAACTTCGTCTGGCCGGGTGCCGATGTTTTCGGGGCCGCAACCTTTGACCGGCCATGGCATCATGGCGGCAGTGCCATGGAACTGGCGCGTTCAAAAGCCGATCTTGCATTTGAATTCTTTACTAAACTTGGTGTGCCTTACTACTGTTTCCACGATGCCGATGTCGCTCCTGAAGGCAGCTCCATCAAAGAATACGTCAATAATTTCGCAGAAATGGTTGATGTTCTGGGACAAAAACAACAAGACACTGGTGTGAAATTGTTATGGGGCACCGCCAATGCGTTCTCTCATCCACGCTATATGGCTGGCGCAGCGACCAATCCCGATCCAAAAGTCTTTGCCTATGCCGCGACTCAAATCTTCCATGCGATGGGAGCAACACAAAAACTGGGCGGTGAAAACTATGTGTTGTGGGGCGGACGCGAAGGGTATGAAACATTACTGAACACCGACTTACGTCAGGAACGCAAACAATTGGGTCGCCTGATGCAAATGGTGGTCGAGCACAAACATAAAATCGGCTTTAAAGGCACGATTCTGATCGAACCGAAACCTCAAGAGCCAACCAAACACCAGTATGACTACGACTGTGCCACTGTATACGGGTTCTTAAAACAGTTCGGGTTGGAAGATGAAGTCAAAGTCAACATTGAAGCCAACCATGCCACACTGGCCGGTCACAGCTTCCACCATGAAGTAGCCACAGCAACCGCGCTGGGAATCTTCGGCTCCATTGATACCAACCGTGGTGATGCACAACTGGGTTGGGATACGGACCAGTTCCCGAACAGTGTGGAAGAAAATACCCTGATCATGTACGAAATTCTTAAAACAGGCGGTTTCACCACCGGCGGTCTGAACTTTGATGCCAAACTCCGTCGCCCATCGATTGATGCAGCAGACCTGTTCCACGGTCACATCGGTGGTATGGACACAATGGCATTAGCACTCGAACGGGCAGCCAGCATGATCGAAAATGATCAACTCGGCAAACATATTGCCCAACGTTACGCCGACTGGAGTCAAACACTGGGTAGCCAGATTCTGTCCGGAGAACATTCATTGGCATCACTGGCACAGTACGCCGTAGACAATGATATTGCGCCACAACGCGTCTCCGGCCAACAAGAATATCTGGAAAATCTGGTCAATCGCTTTATCTATCGGTAA